A window of Pectobacterium carotovorum genomic DNA:
GGCTTGAATGCCCTCAAGTGACGATTTTGTCGTTCCCGGGCAGGATTCGGCCATTTTTGTCAGCCCAAGGTTGATGCCATCGGCCAGGATGGTGGTCAGTAACCATTTTCTGTCTTTAGGTCTGACGTGATTATTTTTGAGATGGGTGAAATGGCGGGTAAAACCCGTCCAGCCATCCACTTCATCCAGCATTTCAGTAATTTTAGGGTGAGGGAGCATGCCATAAACCACATCACCAAAGGGGGATGCTGCTGAAGGAACACTGTTATCCAGCGGGGTAATTTTGACGCCTTTATCCGAGATATCAACATCGGGCAAATCACCGGCCAGCGCCATTGCATTCACTTCCTCCAGACGCGATGCCAGAAGCGTCATACGGTTCTCGATGTATTCATGGCAATCGATTGGAATAGCGAGAGGTAACTGGTTATCCCGGAGTGATTTTTCAAAATCGCCAGAAGGGATCAAATAATCATCGAAATTCCTGTAGCGACGAGATCCTTTCACCCAGATGTCACCTGAACGTAAAGCTCCCTTCAGCTCATTCAGCACGCAAAATTCGTAATATTTTCGGTCAATGCCGTTGGACGTGATCACAACCTTTCTCCAGCTTTCCGGGATGAACCCGGTTGGCGCGGAAGACGGTACTTTTCGGAGTTGCTTTCGATACATCTCTCTGACGGTATCCAGCGCATCACTAAGCTTCATTGCGGCGGGGGCTGCCCTGAACTGCAACGCGGACAGCATCCGGGGGACGTATTTACGCAGCGTGCTGTATTTTTCTGTGATCAGATGCAATGGGTCGAAGTTGTCCTTACGTGACAGGAACCGCGTCTCTTCCACGCTATTGATGAATTCCTGCCAGGGAAGGACGTCTTCTATTGCAGCCCAGGGATCTTCGCCAGATTCTCTGGCGTTAAGTAATGCCTGCCCGACGGTAGCATATTGCTTCAGCTTACTCTGAATCAGCTTTCCCGTTTGCTGGAGTCGTTCGGCCTGCGTGCGTTTTGCCCTGCTGAACAGACTGCCCAGAATACGCTCGTGCAGATCAATAACTTCGTCAGTCAGGGTGGCCCTGGCTTCTGATATGACACAAACCAGCGAGGCATAACGGCGAACATCCGTAAATTTTGCCAGATCCCGGCTACTCATTTTCCTGCCTTCGCGTGCGAGTTTCAGGAGCCGGTTCTGATGAACGGATAGCGCAATACCGACAGGCAGTGCCAGCGACTCTATTGCATTTAACCGGTCGATATGTTGCAGGACATTCTTACCATTAATTTTGCCCGGAGGCTGGAGCATCCAGGCCAGTCGTGAAGGCTGTTCACCCTCAGATACCAGCAGACGGTCCAGCGCCGCTTTATGTCCCGGTTCAAGCTGCGCGGTTAGCGCAGAAAATACCGCCCTGTCAGCAAGCGTTGTTGCTTCGGCCAGAGTTCGCTCGATGACCTCAACAGAGGGGAAAATCACCTTATTATTGTGGAGCCAGGAGAGCATTTCTTCCGCAAGCAAAAAACCTCTGTCTGTCCGCATGGCGTGGGGATAAAGGTGGCGAATGCAGGTTTTTTGCAGTGCCCGGTTGAATGGGGATAATTCCAGGTAGCGGTAGAGTTCAGTCAGATGCTCCCAGCGGGTGACCTCTCTTGATGCATACTCGGCCCACAAATCAGGCTGAAGTTTCAAATGCGCTGCCAACCGGGAAACAACACCGTCGTGAGGTGACATACTTTTGTCAGGAGGAAACCCCGGTCCCCGCAAATAGCAGAGTAAAACAGCAAATCCCAGGCGATTAGCGGGCCTCCGGTGTTTATTAATAAGCGCGAGGTCATTTTCACTCAAAAAGCACATGCGCGTTAGAAGAACGTCATCATCCGGCACAACCAGCAAGCGTTCTTTTTCTTCACTACTGAGTATTTGTCTCCGTGGCATAGATGCTTCCTCTGCATATAGTTGATTTGAGTTATCACTTCACACTGACCGAAACCGGTCGGTTTCGTACACCGATCGGACAATGTGTCCGAAAGTGAGCGAAATTAATTTCGTACATGCATTATAATTCGTACATCCATTTCGTACGGAAATTTGCACTATGTCACGGGTTTTTGCTTACTGCCGGGTCTCAACTCTGGAGCAAACAACAGAGAACCAGCGCAGAGAAATCGAAACTGCCGGTTTTGCTGTCAGACCCCAGCGAATAATTGAGGAACACATCAGTGGGTCAGTCGCGGCCAGCAAAAGACCGGGATTTATCAGAC
This region includes:
- a CDS encoding Tn3 family transposase, yielding MPRRQILSSEEKERLLVVPDDDVLLTRMCFLSENDLALINKHRRPANRLGFAVLLCYLRGPGFPPDKSMSPHDGVVSRLAAHLKLQPDLWAEYASREVTRWEHLTELYRYLELSPFNRALQKTCIRHLYPHAMRTDRGFLLAEEMLSWLHNNKVIFPSVEVIERTLAEATTLADRAVFSALTAQLEPGHKAALDRLLVSEGEQPSRLAWMLQPPGKINGKNVLQHIDRLNAIESLALPVGIALSVHQNRLLKLAREGRKMSSRDLAKFTDVRRYASLVCVISEARATLTDEVIDLHERILGSLFSRAKRTQAERLQQTGKLIQSKLKQYATVGQALLNARESGEDPWAAIEDVLPWQEFINSVEETRFLSRKDNFDPLHLITEKYSTLRKYVPRMLSALQFRAAPAAMKLSDALDTVREMYRKQLRKVPSSAPTGFIPESWRKVVITSNGIDRKYYEFCVLNELKGALRSGDIWVKGSRRYRNFDDYLIPSGDFEKSLRDNQLPLAIPIDCHEYIENRMTLLASRLEEVNAMALAGDLPDVDISDKGVKITPLDNSVPSAASPFGDVVYGMLPHPKITEMLDEVDGWTGFTRHFTHLKNNHVRPKDRKWLLTTILADGINLGLTKMAESCPGTTKSSLEGIQAWYIRDETYSAALAELVNAQKKRPLAAFWGDGTTSSSDGQNFRVGSHGRYAGQVNLKYGQEPGVQIYTHISDQYSPFYTKVISRVRDSTHVLDGLLYHETDLNITEHYTDTAGFTEHVFALMHLLGFAFAPRIRDLHDKRLFIHGKADLYPGLQSIISSTNLNLKEIETHWHEVLRLASSIKQGTVTASLMMKKLASYPKQNGLAKALREIGRIERSLFMLDWFRDPSLRRRVQAGLNKGEARNALARAVFMHRLGEIRDRGLENQSYRASGLTLLTAAISLWNTIYIERAIDALKRKGIQVNEQLIAHLSPLGWEHINLSGDYVWRTNLKLGQGKYRSLRSMDSSLYKKQA